AATACAGGAGTTCGGTGAGGATGGCGTGAGGCCTATCGTACATTTCGACGAGCGAAATATACTGCGCCAAAAAGCGGTCTTCGGCTTCCTCTTCCAATTTTTGGCCGAGCAGCGTCTGCGGGATGAGCGGTACTTCCGTGCCGAACACGAGCGTCCATAATTCGGGAAGCGTCTTTACGGCAAACAGCGCCGAAGCTCTTTCGCCGACAAAGGCCTTTCGGAGCATTCCCGCAGCTTTGGCGTTTACATACGAAGCAGCACCGGAGTATTCCATACGCACACCCGTCAGTGTACGGCAAGCAGCGTATCGAGCAGCTTGTTAAAAGCTCCGGTATCCTGTGTCGTGTTTTGAATTTCGGATCGATATGCGGCGATCTCTTCCGCGTGTTTTTCGTCGATCGCTTTCGTCTGCGCTTGATAATCGCTTTCGAATTGTGCCGAAATTTCGTCGTGTTGTTTTTTATAATCGCTTTCCGCTTCGGCGCGATATGCGGCGATGCGCTTATCGGCTTCCGCCTGTGCGTCGGACGTCATGCTCGATGCGCGTTTTTCCACGTCAAGCAGATGATTGATAACATTGACTTCGCTTTCGGCCATAGACTACCCCTGCAACGACATTTCAAAATTACATACGGCGTCGAATATTTCCTGCGGCGTCTTTTTTTCCATAATCGTTTTTAAAAAATCGGGTGCCTGCAAAAGATTCGCGACATCCTTCATCGTCTGGAGGTGCGATTCCGTATCGCCCTCGGCAAAGAGCATCATGATGATAAAGTTTACGGGGCTGCCGTCGAGTGAATCGTATTCGACGCCGGTGCGGCTCAAGCCCAGCGCCAAAGCCGTACCGTGCACCGAAGCGCATTGCGCGTGGGGAACGGCGATGCCGGGAATGATACCGGTAGTCTGCTGCGCTTCCCTGAGCATGAGCGCGTTCAGCGCATCCTGCCGATCGACGGACGGCTGGGACGCAACGATCATTTCGATCATCTCTTCAAATACTTCGTCTTTTTCCGCGCTTTCCAAATCGGCTTTGATATTCGCAGGGGTGAGTAAATGACTTAACATCGATTATCGCCTCCTGATCACTGCTGCGGTTCGACCGCCGCACTTCCGGCATTGTCCGCCGCACCTTGAGCATCGGATGTCTTCCACCAATCGTTGGACTGTGTTTCGGCAGGAGACGCGCCCGGTTGTACGGTTTCGGAAGGAGCGAGATTTTGTTCGAGACGCGGCCGCTTGTTCAGCAGCGCGAGCGCCAACGCAAACACGAAAAAGAGCACGACGAGCACGAAAGTCGTCCTCGTCAGAATATTTGCAGAATGAGAACCGAATGCCGTCGTTCCGCGGCCGCCCAAAAGACCGCCCATGCCGCTCGAACCGTCATCCTGTACGAGAATGATAAGGATAAGCAACGCGCACGCAATGATAAATGCGACGAGCAGAATTATACGAATAGCACCCATTTTATATACTCCCGTAAACAAATCCCCGCAGAAAGCGAAGAGAACGATATCGATAGTTCTGATATATTAACCTAATTGTGTACTTTGGTCAATCGGAGATTTGGGCTGTTTTGGGGAATCTCGAGTAATTTTGGAACTTGTCGTTTCGGGCTGTTAGGGTTTTGTGAGTCAGTACAAAAGGCATGCATACCACCAAAGAAAGAGAGGGGGCTGTCTCAAAAGTCGGTTACTTTCTCGACAGCCTGTCGAGTTTAAAATTAAGTCTTTATATTGTAATGACTTAATTTTAAACGTCGCATAGTACATCAAGGAAGCTGTCCAAAAACTGAAGTTTTTGGACAGCCCCGGTATCCTTTCGTTTTATTTGATTATTTTTATATTATATGTGATAATATTTGTTGTGCATACAGAAGCGGAAATTAGAGTAGCTATAAAACCTCTTATTGAATTATATGGTGAAATGACTACATCCGAGATAAAGCAGCATCTTGATGAAGTCTTGGACTATGATGATGATGATAAAATACTATCAGAAACACGTAATGAAATCCTTATAACGCAAAGAATAGGAAATATTGTTGCTCATCAAAGTGAATTAGTAAAAATCTATTCTGAGGGTTTTATTGTCGATAAAAACTATAAACCTGCACATTTCTTTGCAGTTACTGGATTAGCTGGAAAAGAACAAAAAATATCAAAAACTGAAATACAACAACGCCAGAAAAAGGCTCAGCAAAGATATATTTATAAAAAAATTAATTGGGAACTTCAAAATGAAAGGCGTAGTCTTTTAGGCCATTTA
This Treponema socranskii subsp. buccale DNA region includes the following protein-coding sequences:
- a CDS encoding PTS sugar transporter subunit IIA produces the protein MLSHLLTPANIKADLESAEKDEVFEEMIEMIVASQPSVDRQDALNALMLREAQQTTGIIPGIAVPHAQCASVHGTALALGLSRTGVEYDSLDGSPVNFIIMMLFAEGDTESHLQTMKDVANLLQAPDFLKTIMEKKTPQEIFDAVCNFEMSLQG
- the secG gene encoding preprotein translocase subunit SecG, which codes for MGAIRIILLVAFIIACALLILIILVQDDGSSGMGGLLGGRGTTAFGSHSANILTRTTFVLVVLFFVFALALALLNKRPRLEQNLAPSETVQPGASPAETQSNDWWKTSDAQGAADNAGSAAVEPQQ
- a CDS encoding DUF3883 domain-containing protein, whose protein sequence is MHTEAEIRVAIKPLIELYGEMTTSEIKQHLDEVLDYDDDDKILSETRNEILITQRIGNIVAHQSELVKIYSEGFIVDKNYKPAHFFAVTGLAGKEQKISKTEIQQRQKKAQQRYIYKKINWELQNERRSLLGHLGEEFVFHSEIFKVKEFDIASLDKVIHLSEKQGDGFGYDICSVNENGETIFIEVKTTKGSCETPFYMSKNERLFFEENINNNAYIYRVYNFIKETRHGQTKIISAKELFKNYNFDPISFIVTPK